AGGCAGAGCTTGGGTCATCCCCTTCCCTGAGGGGCATCACCTAGACCAAGGAAAGCAGTCAAGGCCTCACTGTGCTCCGTTtacagaggaggcagggaggccctCATCTTTCAGGGAGGACCGAGACACCCTACCCCAGTCCCATGAACCCCAGGGGCTGAGTCAAGGTTGCTCTGGGCGGGGGCCTCAGCCCAGCTGTCCCCTCTGCGTCATGTGCGGGAGGCCAGGCAGCTCGCCTTACCGGGCCCAGTCCAGCTCTATATATAGCCCGGCTTGGACAGCTGCATAGACTGAGTGCGACCcagcaggaaggcagggagggcGGAGAGGAGGCCACCCACCATGGCGCTGGGCTTGGAGCAAGCGGAGGAGCAGCGGCTGTACCAGCAGACGCTCCTGCAGGACGGGCTCAAGGACATGCTGGACCACGGCAAGTTCCTCGACTGTGTGGTGCGGGTGGGCGAGCGCGAGTTCCCGTGCCACCGCCTGGTACTGGCCGCCTGCAGCCCCTACTTCCGGGCGCGCTTCCTGGCCGAACCTGAGAGCGCAGGCGAGCTGCGCCTGGAGGAGGTGTCCCCTGACGTGGTGGCCCAGGTGCTCCACTATCTGTACACGTCAGAGATCGCGCTGGACGAGGCGAGCGTGCAGGACCTGTTCGCCGCGGCGCACCGCTTCCAGATCCCTTCCATCTTCACCATCTGCGTGTCCTTCTTGCAGAAGCGCCTGTGCCTGGCCAACTGCCTGGCGGTCTTCCGCCTCGGCCTCCTGCTCGACTGCGCGCGCCTCGCGGTGTCCGCCCGCGACTTCATCTGCGCGCGCTTCTCGCTGGTGGCCCGCGACGCCGACTTCCTAGGGCTCTCGGCCGACGAGCTCATTGCTATCATCTCCAGCGATGGCCTCAACGTGGAGAAGGAGGAAGCCGTGTTCGAAGCGGTGATGCGATGGGCAAGCAGCGGTGACGCCGAGGCGCAAGCCGAGCGCCAGCGCGCACTGCCCACGGTCTTCGAGAGCGTGCGCTTCCGCTTGCTGCCACGCGCCTTCCTAGAGAGCCGCGTGGAGCGCCACCCTCTCGTGCGTGCCCAGCCGGAGCTGCTGCGCAAGGTGCAGATGGTGAAAGATGCCCACGAGGGCCGCATCACTGTGCTGCgcaagaagaagaaggagaaggggaaggagtcGGCTGGGGCCAAGGCCACTGACAAGGGCACAACCGAAGCCAaggcggaggaggaggaagaggaggcagagcGCATTCTACCCGGGATTCTCAATGACACCCTGCGCTTTGGCATGTTCCTGCAGGACCTCATCTTCATGATCAGTGAGGAGGGCGCCGTGGCCTATGACCCGGCAGCCAACGAGTGCTACTGTGCCTCCCTCTCGACCCAGATCCCCAAGAACCATGTCAGCCTAGTGACCAAAGAGAACCAGATCTTCGTGGCTGGAGGCCTTTTCTACAATGAGGACAACAAAGAGGACCCCATGAGCGCTTACTTCTTGCAGGTGCCTGGCCCGCCTTGGGAGGGGCGGCCAGTACTGATTTCTGGGCACTGGGGGGCGCCTTGGGGCCCAGCAGAGGCCTATGTCTACTTGTTGGGGAATGCCATTGGATCTAGGCTGAGATGTAGACCGGGGAGGATGAGTGACAGCCATTTGCCTGAAGGCTGAAGATCGTTATAGGCAGTTGACAATAAGATGTATAACTTTGGTGTCTCAGTTTCAGGGAGATGTCAGCTTTCAGATGGTGAATATGTTGGAGGCCCTAGCTCTGTGCAGGGATTGAAGTC
This region of Bos indicus isolate NIAB-ARS_2022 breed Sahiwal x Tharparkar chromosome 22, NIAB-ARS_B.indTharparkar_mat_pri_1.0, whole genome shotgun sequence genomic DNA includes:
- the KLHL40 gene encoding kelch-like protein 40, with the protein product MALGLEQAEEQRLYQQTLLQDGLKDMLDHGKFLDCVVRVGEREFPCHRLVLAACSPYFRARFLAEPESAGELRLEEVSPDVVAQVLHYLYTSEIALDEASVQDLFAAAHRFQIPSIFTICVSFLQKRLCLANCLAVFRLGLLLDCARLAVSARDFICARFSLVARDADFLGLSADELIAIISSDGLNVEKEEAVFEAVMRWASSGDAEAQAERQRALPTVFESVRFRLLPRAFLESRVERHPLVRAQPELLRKVQMVKDAHEGRITVLRKKKKEKGKESAGAKATDKGTTEAKAEEEEEEAERILPGILNDTLRFGMFLQDLIFMISEEGAVAYDPAANECYCASLSTQIPKNHVSLVTKENQIFVAGGLFYNEDNKEDPMSAYFLQFDHLDSEWLGMPPLPSPRCLFGLGEALNSIYVVGGRELKDDEQSLDSVMCYDRLSFKWGESDPLPYAVYGHSVLSHMDLVYVIGGKGSNRKCLNKMSVYDPKKFEWRELAPMKTPRSLFGATIHDGRIFVAAGVTDTGLTSSAEVYSIADNKWAPFEAFPQERSSLSLVSLAGTLYAIGGFATLETESGELVPTELNDIWRYNEDEKKWEGVLREIAYAAGATFLPVRLNVLRLTKL